Part of the Triticum urartu cultivar G1812 unplaced genomic scaffold, Tu2.1 TuUngrouped_contig_9399, whole genome shotgun sequence genome is shown below.
AGGACGCCCCATCTATGGACCAAGAGAATGAGATATTGACTTTTTTTACATCTATAACTACATTCTCACATTTCTTTTTTGATCTCATGACTTTTTATGTGATCGGAAAACGAATGAGATTAGAAAGGCCATCATTGGAGCAAACAATGCAATAGCTTCGGTGAGAGTAAAGCCCAAAATGGCATAACCAAATGATTGTTTAGCCAATGATGGATTTCGCGCCACGGAATGAATCGAAGAACTGAGGACGTTTCCAATACCGACAGCAGCTCCGGCTAATGCAATTGTAGCAGCTCCGGCACCTATTGATTTAGCACCTTCTAACATCTCGAGTCGAGAAAACACTTTTCTTGTCATGTTTTTCCTTCGCTGTTCTTTCTTGGATTTCTTGTTGATGATTCGAAGTACTCTGGCCTGCACCTCCATAATTTTCAAATATTGGGTTATGCGGACCACTAATTTGATACATATTATTACAATTTGCAAGGCTTGTCACATATTAAAGAAAATGAGCTGTGGATTGAAAATCATCAGGTATAGGTAATCATTAGGTATAGGTATAGGTAGGGGGTCCGTCAACCCTTGTGGGGCTGGGTGGGGTATCCTGAACTACTGGAGCAGCTCCCCCTTGTGGCCGGGGTAGACTCTCAGCAGCTTGGTTTATGCATGGCACGAAAATCCATCTTTAATAATTATGTGCAAAAAGTCCAAAATAGCCTATTGGGGTTCAGTTGGCGAGAAAAGCCTTCTTCCTACATCTGCGAGTAAGGGGCAACCTTTTTTATTAATTCACAGGTAAGGCAAATTGCTTTCTTTTAAAGAAGCATCTCGTTCCATCTTTCTTTCGTTAGTTAAGCCACCTTTTTCTAAGAAGGATTTTTGTAATTCAGGATTAATAGTACTTAGAATGGTTTTTTCATATTGAGAAATTCTGTCTAGTGGCATTCGATCACAGAAGCCGTTGACAGCAGCATAAATCACAACAATTTGTTTttcaattggaagtggttcatatTGTGGTTGTTTGGGCACTTCTGTAGGCCTTGCACCTCTATTGAGTAATGCCTGAGTCACATCATCAAGGTCTGACCCAAATTGAGCGAAGGCGGTCACTTCGTGATATTGTGCCAATTCCAGTTTTGAACTACCGCAGACTTGTTTCATAGCTTTCAACTAAGCGGTAGACCCAACATGACTGGCGGATAAGCCAACGTTAATAACTGGTCCAATTCAGTGATAAAAGAGCTCTGTTTCCAAACAGATTTGTCCATCTGTAATGGAGATCACATTGGTGGGGATATAGGCCGACACG
Proteins encoded:
- the LOC125532216 gene encoding ATP synthase subunit 9, mitochondrial-like; amino-acid sequence: MEVQARVLRIINKKSKKEQRRKNMTRKVFSRLEMLEGAKSIGAGAATIALAGAAVGIGNVLSSSIHSVARNPSLAKQSFGYAILGFTLTEAIALFAPMMAFLISFVFRSHKKS